The following are encoded in a window of Brevibacillus sp. DP1.3A genomic DNA:
- a CDS encoding aspartyl-phosphate phosphatase Spo0E family protein, whose protein sequence is MVKEIGCHLELDNRIEQLRLEMMELAGKYGLVHDKVLAVSQQLDKYIVIAQNRLKTEK, encoded by the coding sequence ATGGTAAAGGAAATCGGTTGCCACTTAGAGTTGGATAATAGAATCGAACAGCTACGACTGGAAATGATGGAATTGGCGGGAAAGTATGGTCTCGTACATGATAAGGTTTTGGCTGTAAGCCAACAATTGGATAAATATATTGTCATTGCACAAAACAGATTGAAAACGGAAAAGTAA
- a CDS encoding helix-turn-helix transcriptional regulator: protein MHRSLRSEIEKCRRKHDYTLSKLGELTGINPGSLSEILNGNPPRAMTIGQLDAFAKVFGREQGWLYELYPEECLSVQRISRPRLIPYLARCVEVGRKDCIETVVSILLENPKNILILFVLAEQLYEKGQLKESVPFYEYVIENEKDSYSEHFVMSQYRLFCAVLGTNAEENWENVIRFSPYRNRLPENYQLDALFQLARVCFALQKWNKSGEYGDELRLLAETVHMHELERLKRNKKGEPLKNERHLVYYYGMGHLYKGAALEMQGLYEEAKQYVQVYADLGGFELLDEDGRKEVERFKVWAKANSYTLEVLSGNTSIIEEYADYLEILPTNEILAGMISIMKSANTYNFCVDEILDRFSSQIASFDQFTEAIGLDRHLQFRYQTAIYEFGKGRIERGIEESIHYLSLADLMNRHDEALTYIALFGWLGNLNKRIGNQNELGG from the coding sequence ATGCATCGGTCGCTGCGGTCAGAAATTGAAAAATGCCGGAGAAAGCACGATTATACATTAAGCAAGCTGGGGGAATTAACGGGCATTAACCCTGGAAGCTTGAGTGAGATTCTTAATGGAAATCCGCCGCGGGCTATGACCATAGGGCAATTAGATGCGTTTGCCAAGGTATTTGGACGCGAGCAGGGTTGGTTATATGAATTATACCCGGAAGAATGTTTGTCAGTGCAGAGAATTTCGCGCCCACGATTAATACCGTATTTGGCTCGATGCGTGGAGGTTGGGAGAAAGGATTGCATAGAGACTGTTGTTTCCATATTGTTAGAGAATCCGAAAAACATCTTGATTCTGTTTGTCCTTGCAGAGCAACTATATGAGAAAGGGCAACTGAAAGAGTCAGTGCCCTTTTATGAATATGTGATTGAGAATGAAAAAGATAGCTATTCTGAGCACTTCGTGATGAGTCAGTATCGGTTATTTTGTGCTGTACTAGGGACAAATGCAGAAGAAAATTGGGAGAATGTGATTCGGTTTTCTCCGTATCGAAATCGGCTTCCAGAGAACTACCAGCTCGATGCTTTATTCCAATTAGCACGGGTTTGTTTTGCTTTGCAAAAGTGGAACAAATCAGGCGAGTACGGTGACGAGTTACGGCTTCTTGCAGAAACTGTTCACATGCATGAATTGGAGAGGTTAAAAAGAAACAAAAAAGGGGAACCCCTGAAAAACGAGCGCCATCTTGTCTACTATTACGGAATGGGACATTTATATAAAGGCGCAGCACTGGAAATGCAAGGACTGTATGAAGAGGCGAAGCAGTATGTGCAAGTTTACGCTGATTTAGGAGGGTTTGAATTACTTGATGAAGACGGACGTAAAGAGGTAGAAAGATTCAAAGTATGGGCAAAGGCGAACTCCTACACATTGGAGGTGTTGTCTGGCAATACAAGCATCATTGAAGAGTATGCAGACTATCTCGAGATCCTGCCCACCAATGAAATACTTGCTGGTATGATTTCTATTATGAAATCAGCAAATACCTACAATTTTTGTGTAGATGAGATATTGGATCGCTTTTCTTCGCAAATTGCTAGTTTCGATCAATTTACAGAAGCAATAGGATTAGATCGACACCTCCAGTTTCGGTATCAGACAGCCATTTATGAGTTTGGTAAAGGGCGGATCGAGAGAGGGATTGAAGAAAGTATACATTACCTTTCCCTAGCAGATTTGATGAATCGACATGATGAGGCTCTTACATACATAGCATTGTTTGGATGGTTAGGGAATTTGAATAAACGAATAGGGAACCAAAACGAGTTAGGTGGCTAG